Genomic DNA from Entomoplasma freundtii:
GCTCGCAACCGACCGTACCGCCTTGGGATGACCAATTTTATTTGCTAAGTCAGAATAGGTAATTGTTTCACCATAAACTAATTTTAAAAGTTCACTTCAAACAAGTTTCTCAAATGATGTACCTTGATGGAAATAGAAATCAGGCGCAAAATCATAGTTTTCATGATTAATGAAAGCGTCAAGTTTAGATAAACAATCTAATTGAGTTTGCGAAAAATTTTGCTTTTTCTTAACAAAGATTAATTTTTGTAAGGCCAGTGGTCAAGGATCATTCAAAAAACCAATATAAACTAAACGATTATCTCAAAATCCAAGTTTGAGTTCAAAATCTGCATTTCAACTTTTTTCAATAATTTCTAAAATTTCCATAAATATCTTTGTAATCATAGCGCAAAAAAACGAGGTAGTAATTAATAATTGTTTAATTAGTGCTTTGAGAAAAAAATAATTAATAGTTAGTTAACGAAATATTTGTTCCTTTTTTTCTCATTTAAACAAAAAAATCATACAGGGAGTAATATTTCATATAAAATCATCATTGTCTAGCAAGAGAAGTAACAAAAAAAGAAAAAATTATAAAAAATTGATATCTGGAAAATGGTCTAGAATATTTCTAAAACAGGTTTTTATTTTTGTTACTAAAACGCTTATTACATTATCATTTTTGTGACAGTTTTGTGACAAATTTTCGTTTTGTTTTTTTACTAGACAGGAAGGGAACAAAGATGCTAAAAAATAGCAATAATTTATCATGCCCACATTGTGGAGAAACCTTTAACATCGAGGATTTTTATAATCATAATAAAAGTACATTAGAGGATTTTGTTACTAATAAAGCCTTAAAAGAAGTTGAGGGTCTTAAACAAAATTGGTTAAAAGAAAAAGAAATGGAAATGGAACTTTTTCAAAAAAATTTGGAAAAAGAATTTCTAGTCAAAGAAAAGGTAATTGATAAAAAAAGTTCGGAACAAATTGCCAAACTTAAAGAAGATTTATTACTCACAAATGAAAAATATAAAAATATCAAAGAAGCTAATGACTTGGCTTCAGCTAAAAAAGAGGCAGAAATTAAAAACTATTATCTTGTCGAAATTGCCGAATTAAAAAAAGTAATCTCAGAAAACTCTTTAATTGCTAAAACTGAAGCGGAAAAGTTTGCAAAAGAAAAAGAAAGTCTTTCGTCACTTTTGAAAATAGAAATAGCTAAAAAGGAAGCGGAAATTAAGAATACTTATCTTTCTGAAATCGCTGAGTTAAAAAAAATAATCTCGGAAAACTCTTTAATTGCTAAAACTGAAGCGGAAAAGTTTGCAAAAGAAAAAGAAAGTCTAGTAGATAAGTTTCAAGTAGAGATAAGTAAAAGAGAAGAAGAAATTAAAAATTCTTTTTTCGCTGAGATAACTGATTTGAAAGTTAAGAATGCAGAAATCAGAATCATTAATAATAAAACACGTGGTGAAAATTGAGAAGTAGAAGTTGAGAACGAATTGCGAAAGGCTTTTGGTTATCTCGATACCATCGAGAAAATAACTACTGGCCAACAAAAAGCCGATTATTTGCAAACAGTAAAATTCAATGGACAAAATATTGGCAAAATCGTTTATGAAGTTAAAAATGCCAAATGAAGTGATAGTTGGCTACCAAAACTTTCTGTCGATGTGGCTAATAATAAAACTAAATATGGGATCTTAGTGACAACTAGTTTTTCAGAGAAGTATCATGGCGACATATCATTTAAACAAAGTGATGACTATCCTAATATTTGGATTTCTGATCCGTTGAGTTTTATTTTTGTTGCTCAAACTATTAGAAGAATTATTGAAATTGAAAATTCCTATAAGCAACTTAACAAAAAATTACTAATAAAAATCGACCAAATTAGTAACCAAGAGGAAAGCCAAAAAGCTCTCGAAGAATATAAAAACAAAATTGAAGGTTTAGAAAAATATCTTGACTTTGAAATGCCAAAATTTTTGAAATCATTTAAAAAACAATTGAAGGATATCGAAGGGGTGAAAAATTCCTTATTAAAAAATGTCGAGCGATTGGAAAAAACTCACGAAATGCTTTCAAAGAAATTAAACAAAGAGGTTAGGGAGCGATTGGAAAAAATATCAGGTAAGAAAATTATTGAATTAGAAGAGGACACAACAAATTTAATTGATTACTCTATTGTTAAAGATTCTTACCAAATTGAAAATTATTAAAAACTTTGCTATCAATAATGAACAAAGTTATCAGAATAATGTAAATAAAAAAGAGACCAATTGGTCTCTTTTTTATTATTTATCGCTTGGAAATGTAAGCGGCAACGGTTCAGCGGCAGCAAGCAGTGCTCTAGCTACACTTACAATTAATTCTTTATTCATATAATCGGTAGTTTTGCTACCAGTTTTATTATAACTTTCAACTAAAATATCACTGAGTGGTTTCAATTTATCGATGTGTTTATCTCAAGCCACTAAAGACTCTCGGAACTTCGCAGTAGGTGGTACTTTATTTTTTATTTGCGCTTCTTGATCAATTGAAATTGACCAAGCTGGTTTAGGAGTCACAATTGTGCCATCCCAATAACCATCACTATCATCGGTAGCGAACTTTGGTTTTGGTAAAAGATTACCATTTTCATCAAGATTTAAGCGATTTCCTTTAGAGTGATCAAAGGCATCTCATAAAGAAACTTTCAAGTTTTTTGTAGCCGATGTCACAAAACGTTCCGCATAACTAGGATATTGAACACTTTGGTCACTATCAACTCCAATTACATAAGACTTGGTCCCACTTAAAACATCTGATGTTTGCGGACCAGCCACAGGGAAGATAACGTCAGCACCATTTTCTTCTAAATAACTAGGAATTCCTGCCTTTGTAGCAGCTCCTGGCTCAAAAGAGCCTGAGAAGTAATTTGAGTTACTTCCTTCAATATTCGGAATATTGGCGACATCACCGTCCTTGCCTAGGTTAGCAAAATAAACAAAGGGGGTTTGCCCATTATCGTATTGGTTATGGTGAGCTTTGGCGTTTTCATTGAAATATTGAATTGCCACCATCATCCCTCAAAGGTAATTGTCAACAGCTGCTTTACTACTAATACCACCAAAAAGTCCAAAACTAACTTTATGGGGGTCATGTAAAGCTCCTTGATAACGTCAATTTCCTTCGCCGTCAACAATTTTTTGAGTGGCCCAAACAGCCGTGTTATAGGCGGCGGCAAAACCAGCGAGTTGCGAATTGTAAACTAAGTTAATTACGTTATATTGGTTATTCATGTCTGAATCAACAAAGATGACTGTTTTATTTGGACCGACTAGTTGTGAAGCAACCGGTACGGTGTTGGCGTGCTGAAAGCCTGACAAAATCAACATGTCAGTGCCTTTCAAAGCTGCCACTTTATAAGCTGAAACCAAATCGGCATAATCAGTTTTTAAAGGTTGAACAAAGTTATGTTTAGCCGATAAGCCCCGATTATAGAAATCAAAACCACCACCCTCTTGAGGGTTTTCTTTGCGGTTAGAATATTCGTTTAAAGCTTCATACATTGATTGGTTAAATGATTTGTCAGTTACTCGCCCTGCATCCGTGATGAGGGCGATGCGTTCCCCAATTAAACCTGGATTATAGGCCGCATGAATACAAGAGACTACACTACTCCCAGCTGAAAGAGCTATGGTAAGTCCAGTTAAGGGGAGAATTATTTTTTTCACTTTGGTTTCCTTTCGAAACAACCTTGGTTAGGCTGCTTATGAAATTTGTTTTAATGAGTTAGAATGCTACCAAAATCCAAGATTAAGATAGATAACATTTTTTCATTGCTTCAAAGTTAAGCTTTGCAGCGTTAGCGTCGCGCTTTATCAAAGGGGACGCCATCAGCGGCAGGAGCTTTGGATTTCTTGGCAAAGATAACCATCACTACTAAGGTTAGAACAAATGGTAAAACTTTAAATATTTGGGCTCAGTTAACAAAGTCTGATTGCGGGTCAATTAAGAAACCAATTCGGTTTCCTAGGGCAAAGAGGAAGGCGAATAAAATTACCCCAAGACTTAAATAAGGAACACGTCATTGACCGAAAATCATAATTGCTAAGGCTAGGAAACCAAAACCATAGGTTCCCCCAATAAATATCCCAGAACCAATGACGGTAGTAATCATAACGCCACCAGCAAGACCAGCTAAAATACCTGAGAAGAAAACTGCTCAATAACGGATTTTCACAACAGAAATTCCAGCAGCATCAACAGCGTTGGGATTTTCTCCGGTCATTGTGAAGCGCATTCCGCCACGAGTAAAGTTAAAGAAGATAGCAATACCAATGGTTGCTAAGATAGCAATTAATAATCACATTGGGAAAACTCTTCCAAAACTAATGGTTTCATAACCCGAATCAATATCAGTGGCGTTAGGCCCAAACCAACCAGAGGTGGCAAGAAACATAGCAATTCCCATTGCTAAAATATTTAAGGCCGTTGACGATACAATTTGGTTTGAACGCAAGGTAATTGCTGGTAAGGCATGGAGTAAGGCAAAAAAGCCTGAGAAAATAGCCGCTACCAGAACTACTCAGATTTGAGAATAATTACCATTAGCATTTTTGTTAACATAGGTTCCTAAAATAGCAGTAATCAAGGCCCCGATGGTCATCATACCTTCGATTCCAATATTAACTACCCCAGCTCGTTCTGATACTAAGGCTGAAAGTGAGGCGAACAAGAGGACGGCACAAAGAGCAAAAGCATAAGCAAAAAATCCTTCCATCTTATTTTCCCTCCTGAGTAGTATATTTGTTTTCTAGTTGTTGAATCATTTCGTTAACTTCACGAGTCACTATTTGGTCATTTTTGACTGTAGCTGGATCGTATTTCATACGCACACGCACTTTCGCTCAACCACGTTCTTCCAAGTTAGGATTTTTGTGTAAGTATTTTTGGAAATCATGATCAATTGCATGATTCATTTTTTTAGTTTTGGCATCAAACACATTATTCATGACAATATCTTTTTCAACGTTTAGTTCATAACTTTTATGAAGTAGTTTTTTCAAAAGACGAGTTTTTTGGTTAACAATGTGGTTGTCATCAAATTCTTTGAAACGGACTCCCCCAAAGTGTTTATTAACTTGAGCAATAGTTTCATTAATAAGGCGAATTTCTTCATTTAGTTTATTAATTTTCGCCTCAGTTGATTTTGGTTTATTTTTGAAATAAGTCAATTTTTTTAGACATTCATTAGCAATTTTTTGACCTTCTTGAAGATTTTGTTTTGCCAATTTCACATCGATTTTGTTACAACGTTCTTCATTTCGCGAATAGATAACCATCATATTTTTTTTATGTTGTTGTTCTAAACTCTTTAATTTAAGTTTGTAAGAAGCTTCAATTTCCTTTAAGGGGGCTGGATTAGTTTGCAAAGCTTGAAGAGTTTCTTGATGTTTTAATTTTAGTTTTTTCAAGTCGTCATGATAAGTTTGTTTGGCTAATTCACGTGCCTTATGAAGTTCTTGCACTTCCTTTTGATAATTAGCTTTAGTTTTTTCGTTTTGAAGTTTTTTTGCCGCCGGTGTCAAAGTTTCATCAAAACGAATTAAATGTAAAGCTAGTCTTTCTTCACTACGGGCATTTTTTTTGTCCTCATGAATTGTATTTTTGCGTTTTTGGTATTCACCTTTTAAAGTGATTTTATTATTAGCAAAGTCAAAGTTACCCTTAACTTTGCCAACTTCACCTTCACGTCACACTTGTAAAGCTTTTCTGTCTTTACGGTAAGCAATCTTTTCTTCACGAATTTCCGTTTGGTAATGGTGGGTGAAACGAGTGTTATATTTTTGGTAATTGTTTTTGGCTTTTACATAACTTAATTTCGAATTCGCCACTAACTCTAAACCATTTTGATCAACTAAACGAAGACGATTACGAGCACGCAGTTTTAAACCACGTTTTCCGGCTTCCATTTCTTGATCATAAACTTGCACTTTATAGTTCTTGATTTCATTTTCAATTCTTCCGGCTTTAAGAGCGTTTTGTTCCTTGAAATCACTACGATATTCATCCCAAGTTTTGGTTAAGTCTGCCTTTTCTTTTTCAGTTGAGGCCTTTTTCAAATCAGCTTGGTATTTACGGTAATTGGCAGCGAAAACCATATTACTTTTAGGATCGCGCTTTCACCAACGGTAATTTAATAAATCATTATGCAATTTATCAATATGAGCTTTATGGGTTGGTGAATGATGAATGAATCATCAAAGACGAATTTGACGGATAGGGTGTCAACGGATAAAGACAATTGAAATGGCAGCAAAGTAGACAATGAATCCAAAAATCAAGAGACTCATTTGACTTGGCAACGTATATAAAGCAGCTGTTGCAGTTCCTGCCGATTGCGCAATTGCTCAAAGTAAACCAACGATAACGATTCCTCAAGCATTGTTAAAAGCAACTAGCGTTACCGCAATCGCATCATAACCAACGGTAGGGAGGTTATCAATTCCAAAGAAAATGTTAGGAGAAATTGTCATCAAGTTTAGGAAAGAAGCAACTCCAGCTAAGAAACCAGAAATGGCCATAGTCGCAATTACTTTGTGAGTGACATTTACTCCAGCATATTTAGCAACAGTTTGTGAATAACCAACCGCTTTAACTTTGAAACCAAACACAGTTTTACGTAATAGGGCTCAAACGAAAACTACACAAACTGCCGCGACGATTAATGGAACGGCAATTTGGCTTGAACCCCAATCTAGTAAGCCTCCTGGGAAGGGGTTTGTAGAAACACCACTTCGGGCAAATTGGGTTCCTCATTTTAGGAAGACAAATTTGATGGCATACCAAACAATTCAGTTAAGCATAATGGTTGAAACAACCTCATGAATATTAAATTGCGTTTTCAATCAACCAGAGATAACAGCCATTAAAGTGGCCATTACTACACAAATAATGAAAACTAGGAAAACCACAGCTCCACTAATTTTTGCTAAATCAGCATCTGTCGGATACATTAGATTAACGACAATGGTCGAAAGGGCAGCTCCTGAGAGCATTTGTCCAGCCACACCAATGTTAAACAAACCAGCGGCAAAACCAACACCGACCGATAAACCAGCTACTACATAAATAGCAGTTCATTGGAAAGTTTGGGTTTTTCATAAAGGATTGAAAGCAAGTTCAAACATTTTACCAAAATAGGCAAAAGGGTTAACATTTAAACAAGCAATCACGATTCCGGCAATAATAAAACCGCAAAGGATTGATAAGATTGATCCCTTAACAATGTTAGCGTTTTTCTTCAATTCGCTAGACTGCATAAACTCACGACTTTTTTTATTCAGGACTCAGAGTCTTTGATGAAGCAGCATTCGTTTTACCTCCATTCTTTAGCATTTGTCCAGCCATTAATTTTCCAAGGGTCGTCTTTTGGGCTCCCTTACCAGGAACAATTCCTGTCAAATGACCTTCATTAAGAACGGCAATTGTATCGGCTAAGGCCATTACTTCATTTAATTCGTATGAGACTAGAAGTACTGCTGTTCCTTTTTCTTTTTCTTTTAAAATTTGGTTATGAATATATTCGATGGCCCCAATATCTAAACCACGTGTTGGTTGGACAACAATTAATAAGTCATGTTTTCTTCTTAACTCACGACCAACAATCGCTTTTTGTTGGTTTCCACCACTTAAACCACGGGCAATCGCTTTTCCATTACGGGCTCCACGAATGTCAAAATCGTTAATAATTTCACTAGCAACAAGATTGACTTGGTTTTGATTAATAAAACCATATTCCGAAAATGGTTTTTCACCAATATTTTGTAAGATGATATTTTGTGAGATTGGTAAATCAAGAAGAAGTCCATATTTATGACGATCTTCTGGAATATGACTCATTCCCATCTTGTAGCGCTCTTTAATCGTGACATCAACAATGTTTAAATCTTTGTAAACAATTCCTCCAGCCACAGGTTTGACTAAACCAGTAATTGCTTCAACCAATTCACGTTGTCCATTTCCTTCTACCCCGGCTATTGCTACAATTTCTCCAGCATGAACTTTTAAACTAAAGTTTTCTAAACCATTTAATTTGGGGTTGGTAATCTTGCGGACGGTAAGATTAAGGATATCTAAAATCACTTCATTTTGTTCAAAGGGAGCATAATTGTTTTTAATTTCCGCTAACTTACGTCCGACCATTGCTTCGGCAAGTTCGTCTCCTTTTAGGTCTTTAACAACGAAATCCCCAACGTTTTCACCTAGTTTGATGACTGTCGCACGATCAGCAATTTGCTTAATTTCATCCATTTTATGCGAGATAAAAATAATTGTTTTCCCACTTTTTTTAAGGTTTTCCACAATTTTTAAAAAGCTTTTGATTTCACTTGGGGTTAGAACTGCTGTTGGCTCATCAAAAACTAAGATATTTGCTTGACGATAAAGAATTTTAAGAATTTCCACTCTTTGTTGCATCCCCACAGAGATGTTTTCAATTTTGGCATCAAGATCCACAAACAATTCGTATTGTTCCATGATTTTTGTTAAATCTTGTTTAATTTTGACAGAGTCTAAGAAAATCCCTCCGATTACTTCTTCATTTCCTAAAGCAATATTTTGCCAAACGGTGTTTACTTCCACTAGTTTAAAGTGTTGGTGAACCATTCCGATTCCTAGTTTGGTGGCCTTAACTGGTCCAGAAATTACTACAGGTTTACCATTAATTCAAATTTCGCCGCTTGTTGGTTGATAAAGTCCGAATAAAATACTCATTAAGGTTGATTTTCCAGCCCCGTTTTCACCAACGAGTGCATGAATTTCGCCTTTTTTAACCTTTAAGTTAACATTCTTGTTGGCTACGATAGTCCCGTTAATAAATGTTTTAGTAACATTGACCATTTCCACAGCGTAGTCTCGTTTTTCCATTTTGTCCTTTCTAGTTTTTAGTAAGATTAACCATAGAGGTTAATATGAATTTTCAAATATTTCAAAAAGCCAATAAAAAACTCGTTTTGTGAACCGGAGCCACAGGACTCTTTTTTCTTTTGGTCAGTCTTATTATTGTTTTTTTACTTTCAGCTCTCGGAATCCGCATTCGTCTGAGCCTAGCTATTCAATTATGTATCAACGCCCTCCTTGTTTGACTTACTTTTATTTTAATCAATAAACTTCCAAGTCTTAATAGCGTAATTTTTAAAATAGCTACTTTTCGGCATCCAAAAACCAAAAAGATTTTTCAAAATAAAGTTATTTTAAATAATTGACTTTATTTATATTGTTTTATTTTTTTCACCTTAATCTGATTAGCCGAAGTAATGAGTTTTTATTTTTGGACTCACAATTGATACCAAGCTTTTCATGATTATTGATGATTTTGTTTAATATTATTTATTTATAATTATTGTTTTTATTTGCTCTTTTTTAAGATTAAGGCCTATTTGATTAGTAATGATTCAGCTTTTAAGAAACAAGCTCCCAAAAATTAACAATAAAATTTATTTAATCGGGTCAAGTGGAAGTTGCAAATTGGCAATAATTCAATCAGCCATTCCTGAAACTGACTCGTAATTTAGATAGGTTTTGCTTTCAGGCCCAGTTTTATTAAATTGACGAATCATTTCTTTGACAAAGGCATCAAGTCCTTTGTCATTTTCGTAATCTAATAATGTTTTAACAATTTTTGAGCCAACATTTTTGTTCGTTGGCTCACCGGTTTTTGGGTCTGTCCAATCAAGATCAGTCGATCAATCATTTTGTGGTGGAGCTACATGACCATCTCAATAATTATTAGTAAGGTCATCTTCTTGCGAACCACTTACCCCTGCTACCCACGGTTTTTCTTTTAGAGAACCATCAGGATTATGGTTGAGACGATTACCTTTTGAACGGTCAATGGCATCTTGAGTTGATTGCTTTAAATTCTTTAACGCACTAGTGATAAAACGTTCTTTATAAGCTGGAAATTGGCTACCTTGATCAGTATCAACTCCAATTAAATAAGGTTTATTTGAATAAGTTAAGGTGTTTAAGATTTGCGGACCAGCAATAGGGAAAATAACATCGGCCTGGTTAATTAATAAGGTTTCATTTAAACCATTAATGCCCCCACCACCTAGTTCAAACGAACCAGTGAAATACATCGGATTGGCATCCTCAATCCCTTTACTTAACCCATCTGCAATTGATTTATTTCTTCCAGCATTGGCTAACTTAATTTCTAGTTTGTCGCCATCGGGATTTGCCTTGCCATTTATTTTGTTGTTTTTATTGAAATAATCTATGGCTACCAAATATCCCCACATATAGTTATTTGTAGCGTTTTTATTTCCAATTCCAGCATAAGTGGCAAATGATAATTGGTGATCATTAAATTGCGATCCTTGGTATTTTCAACCACCATTAGGTTTTTGCACAATTTGCGAGGCCCAAACCGCAGCATCATAACCAGCGGCAAACCCAGCTAATT
This window encodes:
- a CDS encoding methylated-DNA--[protein]-cysteine S-methyltransferase, giving the protein MEILEIIEKSWNADFELKLGFWDNRLVYIGFLNDPWPLALQKLIFVKKKQNFSQTQLDCLSKLDAFINHENYDFAPDFYFHQGTSFEKLVWSELLKLVYGETITYSDLANKIGHPKAVRSVASAVAKNPFLLLVPCHRVISKNGASHYRSGSLKKQFLLNNGY
- a CDS encoding DUF2130 domain-containing protein, which encodes MLKNSNNLSCPHCGETFNIEDFYNHNKSTLEDFVTNKALKEVEGLKQNWLKEKEMEMELFQKNLEKEFLVKEKVIDKKSSEQIAKLKEDLLLTNEKYKNIKEANDLASAKKEAEIKNYYLVEIAELKKVISENSLIAKTEAEKFAKEKESLSSLLKIEIAKKEAEIKNTYLSEIAELKKIISENSLIAKTEAEKFAKEKESLVDKFQVEISKREEEIKNSFFAEITDLKVKNAEIRIINNKTRGENWEVEVENELRKAFGYLDTIEKITTGQQKADYLQTVKFNGQNIGKIVYEVKNAKWSDSWLPKLSVDVANNKTKYGILVTTSFSEKYHGDISFKQSDDYPNIWISDPLSFIFVAQTIRRIIEIENSYKQLNKKLLIKIDQISNQEESQKALEEYKNKIEGLEKYLDFEMPKFLKSFKKQLKDIEGVKNSLLKNVERLEKTHEMLSKKLNKEVRERLEKISGKKIIELEEDTTNLIDYSIVKDSYQIENY
- a CDS encoding BMP family ABC transporter substrate-binding protein, which codes for MKKIILPLTGLTIALSAGSSVVSCIHAAYNPGLIGERIALITDAGRVTDKSFNQSMYEALNEYSNRKENPQEGGGFDFYNRGLSAKHNFVQPLKTDYADLVSAYKVAALKGTDMLILSGFQHANTVPVASQLVGPNKTVIFVDSDMNNQYNVINLVYNSQLAGFAAAYNTAVWATQKIVDGEGNWRYQGALHDPHKVSFGLFGGISSKAAVDNYLWGMMVAIQYFNENAKAHHNQYDNGQTPFVYFANLGKDGDVANIPNIEGSNSNYFSGSFEPGAATKAGIPSYLEENGADVIFPVAGPQTSDVLSGTKSYVIGVDSDQSVQYPSYAERFVTSATKNLKVSLWDAFDHSKGNRLNLDENGNLLPKPKFATDDSDGYWDGTIVTPKPAWSISIDQEAQIKNKVPPTAKFRESLVAWDKHIDKLKPLSDILVESYNKTGSKTTDYMNKELIVSVARALLAAAEPLPLTFPSDK
- a CDS encoding ABC transporter permease, which translates into the protein MEGFFAYAFALCAVLLFASLSALVSERAGVVNIGIEGMMTIGALITAILGTYVNKNANGNYSQIWVVLVAAIFSGFFALLHALPAITLRSNQIVSSTALNILAMGIAMFLATSGWFGPNATDIDSGYETISFGRVFPMWLLIAILATIGIAIFFNFTRGGMRFTMTGENPNAVDAAGISVVKIRYWAVFFSGILAGLAGGVMITTVIGSGIFIGGTYGFGFLALAIMIFGQWRVPYLSLGVILFAFLFALGNRIGFLIDPQSDFVNWAQIFKVLPFVLTLVVMVIFAKKSKAPAADGVPFDKARR
- a CDS encoding ABC transporter permease subunit — translated: MLLHQRLWVLNKKSREFMQSSELKKNANIVKGSILSILCGFIIAGIVIACLNVNPFAYFGKMFELAFNPLWKTQTFQWTAIYVVAGLSVGVGFAAGLFNIGVAGQMLSGAALSTIVVNLMYPTDADLAKISGAVVFLVFIICVVMATLMAVISGWLKTQFNIHEVVSTIMLNWIVWYAIKFVFLKWGTQFARSGVSTNPFPGGLLDWGSSQIAVPLIVAAVCVVFVWALLRKTVFGFKVKAVGYSQTVAKYAGVNVTHKVIATMAISGFLAGVASFLNLMTISPNIFFGIDNLPTVGYDAIAVTLVAFNNAWGIVIVGLLWAIAQSAGTATAALYTLPSQMSLLIFGFIVYFAAISIVFIRWHPIRQIRLWWFIHHSPTHKAHIDKLHNDLLNYRWWKRDPKSNMVFAANYRKYQADLKKASTEKEKADLTKTWDEYRSDFKEQNALKAGRIENEIKNYKVQVYDQEMEAGKRGLKLRARNRLRLVDQNGLELVANSKLSYVKAKNNYQKYNTRFTHHYQTEIREEKIAYRKDRKALQVWREGEVGKVKGNFDFANNKITLKGEYQKRKNTIHEDKKNARSEERLALHLIRFDETLTPAAKKLQNEKTKANYQKEVQELHKARELAKQTYHDDLKKLKLKHQETLQALQTNPAPLKEIEASYKLKLKSLEQQHKKNMMVIYSRNEERCNKIDVKLAKQNLQEGQKIANECLKKLTYFKNKPKSTEAKINKLNEEIRLINETIAQVNKHFGGVRFKEFDDNHIVNQKTRLLKKLLHKSYELNVEKDIVMNNVFDAKTKKMNHAIDHDFQKYLHKNPNLEERGWAKVRVRMKYDPATVKNDQIVTREVNEMIQQLENKYTTQEGK
- a CDS encoding ABC transporter ATP-binding protein encodes the protein MEKRDYAVEMVNVTKTFINGTIVANKNVNLKVKKGEIHALVGENGAGKSTLMSILFGLYQPTSGEIWINGKPVVISGPVKATKLGIGMVHQHFKLVEVNTVWQNIALGNEEVIGGIFLDSVKIKQDLTKIMEQYELFVDLDAKIENISVGMQQRVEILKILYRQANILVFDEPTAVLTPSEIKSFLKIVENLKKSGKTIIFISHKMDEIKQIADRATVIKLGENVGDFVVKDLKGDELAEAMVGRKLAEIKNNYAPFEQNEVILDILNLTVRKITNPKLNGLENFSLKVHAGEIVAIAGVEGNGQRELVEAITGLVKPVAGGIVYKDLNIVDVTIKERYKMGMSHIPEDRHKYGLLLDLPISQNIILQNIGEKPFSEYGFINQNQVNLVASEIINDFDIRGARNGKAIARGLSGGNQQKAIVGRELRRKHDLLIVVQPTRGLDIGAIEYIHNQILKEKEKGTAVLLVSYELNEVMALADTIAVLNEGHLTGIVPGKGAQKTTLGKLMAGQMLKNGGKTNAASSKTLSPE
- a CDS encoding type 1 periplasmic-binding domain-containing protein, producing MKKFFLPLTGLTISLAAATSVVSCIKAAYSPGEIGERLMLITDTAPVTDKSINQALYEAIVDYSGRAMDKEKEQGGFNFYKRGLSAKNNFIQPLKKDYDSFVSAYKVGILKGADIMVLSGFLQETSVPKASELIGKDKTIIFIDSMMQGPSNVITIPFASQLAGFAAGYDAAVWASQIVQKPNGGWKYQGSQFNDHQLSFATYAGIGNKNATNNYMWGYLVAIDYFNKNNKINGKANPDGDKLEIKLANAGRNKSIADGLSKGIEDANPMYFTGSFELGGGGINGLNETLLINQADVIFPIAGPQILNTLTYSNKPYLIGVDTDQGSQFPAYKERFITSALKNLKQSTQDAIDRSKGNRLNHNPDGSLKEKPWVAGVSGSQEDDLTNNYWDGHVAPPQNDWSTDLDWTDPKTGEPTNKNVGSKIVKTLLDYENDKGLDAFVKEMIRQFNKTGPESKTYLNYESVSGMADWIIANLQLPLDPIK